One region of Zingiber officinale cultivar Zhangliang chromosome 7B, Zo_v1.1, whole genome shotgun sequence genomic DNA includes:
- the LOC122004214 gene encoding mitogen-activated protein kinase kinase kinase 17-like — MESVATSWVRGRPLGVGAHAAVHLAVESSTGHVFAVKSVGLTSSPLASLRALENEVQILKSLSSPYVVSYLGDDTAGGRRNLHLEFMPGGTAADAAMGDEPRVRAYAQCVALALRYLHDVAGVVHCDVKGRNVLLSGGGRGPAAKLADFGVAVRVGAASGGCARGGTPLWMAPEVARGERPTPAADVWSLGCTVIEMATGGAPPWPNLGGEDAIGAMLRIGYGEGTPELPAKLSEIGRDFVARCLRRDARDRWTAEQLLSHPFLAKQSKETEPSPRGVLEWTKNNDGDEEGDTGEEFECISHDQEEHSDATIAGAREIMRELAWEGRRLDWWRSEGWQLARGTEAEEEENKEQSCSVSCFCHCCQSYCWRCFASGLILGLYHLWSRLFMKINRIPHLSKFKQA; from the coding sequence ATGGAAAGCGTCGCCACGAGCTGGGTCAGGGGTCGCCCACTCGGTGTCGGCGCCCATGCGGCGGTCCACCTCGCCGTCGAAAGCTCCACCGGCCATGTCTTCGCCGTCAAGTCCGTCGGCTTGACCTCCTCCCCGCTCGCCTCCCTCCGCGCACTCGAGAACGAGGTCCAAATCCTCAAGTCCCTCAGCTCTCCCTACGTCGTGTCCTACCTCGGCGACGACACCGCCGGGGGTCGCCGCAACCTGCACCTTGAGTTCATGCCGGGCGGCACGGCGGCGGACGCCGCCATGGGCGACGAGCCCCGCGTGCGCGCGTACGCGCAGTGCGTGGCGCTCGCGCTGCGGTACCTGCACGACGTCGCCGGCGTCGTGCACTGCGACGTCAAGGGCCGGAACGTGCTGCTGAGCGGAGGCGGACGCGGCCCGGCGGCCAAGCTCGCGGACTTCGGCGTGGCGGTGAGGGTCGGAGCGGCTTCCGGCGGCTGCGCGCGTGGCGGGACGCCGTTGTGGATGGCGCCAGAGGTGGCGAGGGGGGAGCGCCCGACGCCGGCGGCAGACGTGTGGTCGCTCGGGTGCACAGTGATAGAGATGGCGACGGGAGGAGCGCCCCCGTGGCCGAATTTAGGGGGCGAAGACGCCATTGGAGCAATGCTCAGGATTGGCTACGGCGAGGGAACACCCGAGTTGCCGGCGAAGCTGTCAGAAATTGGCCGGGATTTCGTGGCCAGGTGCTTGAGAAGGGACGCGAGAGACCGGTGGACGGCGGAGCAGTTACTGAGCCATCCTTTTTTGGCGAAACAGAGCAAGGAAACAGAACCTTCGCCGAGAGGCGTTCTCGAGTGGACTAAGAACAACGACGGCGACGAAGAAGGCGATACCGGCGAGGAATTCGAATGCATTAGCCACGATCAAGAAGAGCATAGTGATGCGACAATCGCCGGCGCAAGGGAAATAATGAGGGAATTGGCATGGGAAGGAAGACGGCTGGATTGGTGGCGGAGCGAAGGATGGCAGCTGGCGAGGGGCacagaagcagaggaagaggagaaCAAAGAACAGAGCTGCTCTGTTTCTTGCTTCTGCCATTGTTGCCAGAGTTATTGCTGGCGGTGTTTTGCCAGTGGTTTGATCTTGGGCTTGTACCATTTGTGGTCACGTCTATTCATGAAAATTAATAGAATTCCACATTTGAGCAAATTCAAACAGGCCTAG